The Streptomyces halobius genomic interval CGCCGGCGCCTTCGACATGGAACGCGTGGACGGAGCGGCCCGCGATGGCGGCGAGGGTGTCACCGAGGAAGCCGGCCTCGTTGAGGGTGTCGGTGTGGATGGCGAGCTGGGCGCCGCTCTCCTCGCAGACGCCCAGGCAGGTGTCGAGGGCGGCGGGGGTCGCGCCCCAGTCCTCATGGATCTTGAAGCCGAGGATGCCGGCCCGCAGCTGATCCCGCAGTGAGGCGACGGAGGTGGTGTTGCCCTTGCCGAGCAGTCCGACATTGACCGGCAGGGAGTCCATCGACTCGAACATCCGGGCGACATGCCAGGCGCCAGGGGTGATGGTGGTGGCCTTGCTGCCCTCGGCGGGTCCGGTGCCGCCGCCGATCAGCGTGGTGACGCCGGAGGCCAGCGCCTCGTCCGCCTGCTGGGGGCAGATGAAGTGGACGTGGCTGTCGATGGCACCGGCGGTGAGGATCTTGCCGTTGCCGGCGATGACCTCGGTCTCCGGGCCGATGACGAGATCAGGGTGGACGCCGTCCATCGTGTCCGGATTGCCGGCCTTGCCCAGGCCGACGATCCGCCCGTCCCGTATGCCCACATCGGCCTTGACGATGCCCCAGTGGTCCAGCACGACCGCGCCGGTGATCACGGTGTCGGGGGTGCCCTCGGCGCGGGTGGCGCGGGACTGGCCCATCGATTCGCGGATCACCTTGCCGCCGCCGAAGACGGCCTCGTCGCCGGCCCTGCCCGGCCCTCCGGAGCGGTCCTCGGTGATCTCGATGACGAGATCGGTGTCGGCGAGCCGGATCCGGTCACCGGCCGTCGGGCCGAAGAGATCGGCGTACGCCTGGCGTGTCAGCTCAGCCATCGAGAGTGCCTCCGGTCTCGCCCCGCAGGCCCGCGACGATCCGTTTGCCCGCGATGGGGACGAGTTCGACCTCGGTGGGGATGCCGGGCTCGAAGCGGACGGCGGAGCCGGCGGCGACGTTCAGCCGCCTGCCGTGTGCGGCCGCGCGGTCGAAGTCGAGGCCGGGGTTGGCCTCGGCGAAGTGGTAGTGGGA includes:
- a CDS encoding urease subunit beta, translated to MIPGQILHAEEPVRLNEGHPVTRMTVLNAADRPVQVGSHYHFAEANPGLDFDRAAAHGRRLNVAAGSAVRFEPGIPTEVELVPIAGKRIVAGLRGETGGTLDG